Proteins encoded together in one Larus michahellis chromosome 4, bLarMic1.1, whole genome shotgun sequence window:
- the ZNF410 gene encoding zinc finger protein 410, with protein sequence MLSDELESKPELLVQFVQNTSIPLGQGLVESEPKDITCLSLLPVTETSECNRLMLPDDERDLTSPSHTNSSKDVSSSAVLRSLQVNVGPDGEETRAQNVQKPSELLSTPETSSLLQDLQPSDSTSFILLNLTRAGLGSPAEHLVFVQDEAEDSGNDFLSHDSTDSSTPWFLRVQELAHDSLIAATRAQLAKNAKASNNGENVHLCSGDGQPKDSSPIPHLSRVERKLKCTVEGCDRTFVWPAHFKYHLKTHRNDRSFTCPAEGCGKSFYVLQRLKVHMRTHNGEKPFVCTELGCGKQFTTAGNLKNHLRIHTGEKPFLCEAQGCGRSFAEYSSLRKHLVVHSGVKPHQCQICGKTFSQSGSRNVHMRKHHSRIGTSGSREREQPESLMGSSLLEESTVHSKNLISMNSQPSLGVESLHLPDTESIIGVEEGETSCSFFRPLICGD encoded by the exons ctgctggttCAATTTGTCCAGAATACTTCTATTCCACTGGGGCAAGGGCTGGTGGAGTCAGAACCAAAAGACATCACctgtctttctctccttcctgttACTGAGACCTCAGAATGCAACAGACTCATGTTGCCAG ATGATGAAAGAGATCTCACTTCTCCAAGTCACACTAATTCTTCCAAAGATGTTTCTTCATCTGCTGTCTTGAGAAGTCTACAGGTAAATGTGGGCCCTGATGGAGAGGAAACAAGGGCACAGAATGTACAGAAACCATCTGAACTTCTGTCAACACCAGAGACTTCCAGTTTATTGCAAGACCTCCAGCCCAGTGATAGCACTTCATTTATTCTCCTCAACCTAACAAGAGCAG ggCTGGGGTCTCCAGCAGAGCACTTGGTCTTTGTTCAAGATGAAGCAGAAGATTCTGGGAATGACTTTCTCTCTCATGATAGCACAGACAGCAGTACCCCATGGTTCCTACGAGTCCAAGAATTGGCCCATGACAGTTTAATTGCTGCCACTCGTGCACAGCTCGCTAAGAATGCCAAAGCAAGCAATAATG GTGAAAATGTTCATCTTTGCTCAGGAGATGGGCAGCCGAAAGACTCTAGCCCCATTCCTCATTTATCTCGTGTGGAAAGGAAGCTGAAGTGCACAGTTGAGGGCTGCGATCGGACATTTGTGTGGCCAGCTCACTTCAAGTATCATCTGAAAACACACCG GAACGACCGCTCCTTCACCTGCCCAGCAGAAGGCTGTGGAAAAAGTTTCTACGTCTTGCAGAGGCTGAAGGTGCACATGAGAACTCACAATGGTGAAAAACCCTTTGTGTGCACggagctgggctgtgggaagCAGTTCACAACAGCTGGAAATCTGAAGAACCATCTACGAATTCACACTG GGGAAAAACCCTTTCTGTGTGAGGCACAGGGATGTGGTCGCTCCTTTGCCGAATACTCCAGCCTTCGGAAACATTTGGTTGTCCACTCAG GAGTGAAGCCCCATCAGTGCCAAATATGTGGGAAGACATTTTCCCAGAGTGGTAGCAGAAATGTGCATATGAGGAAACACCACTCCCGAATTGGAACATCTGGCAGCAGAGAGCGAGAACAGCCAG aGTCACTGATGGGCAGCAGTTTGCTGGAAGAATCTACAGTGCATAGTAAGAATCTCATCTCCATGAACTCTCAGCCCAGCCTTGGTGTTGAGTCTCTGCACCTGCCAGACACTGAGTCTATTATTGGAGTAGAGGAGGGTGAGACCAGCTGCTCTTTTTTCCGCCCTCTTATATGTGGTGACTGA